Proteins encoded by one window of Camelus dromedarius isolate mCamDro1 chromosome 27, mCamDro1.pat, whole genome shotgun sequence:
- the PDLIM7 gene encoding PDZ and LIM domain protein 7 isoform X2, translating to MDSFKVVLEGPAPWGFRLQGGKDFNVPLSISRLTPGGKAAQAGVAVGDWVLSIDGENAGGLTHIEAQNKIRACGEHLSLGLSRAQPAQSKPQKVQTPDKQPLRPLVPDASKQRLMEDTEDWRPRPGTGQSRSFRILAHLTGTEFMQDPDEEHLKKSSQVPRTEAPAPAPASATPQEPWPGPTTPSPTSRPPWAVDPAFAERYAPDKTSTVLTRHTQPATPTPLQNRTSIVQAAAGGGPGGVGGSNGKTPVCHQCHKVIRGRYLVALGHAYHPEEFVCSQCGKVLEEGGFFEEKGAIFCPPCYDVRYAPSCAKCKKKITGEIMHALKMTWHVHCFTCAACKTPIRNRAFYMEEGAPYCERDYEKMFGTKCRGCDFKIDAGDRFLEALGFSWHDTCFVCAICQINLEGKTFYSKKDKPLCKSHAFSHV from the exons ATGGATTCCTTCAAGGTGGTGCTGGAGGGGCCAGCACCTTGGGGCTTCCGGCTGCAGGGGGGCAAGGACTTCAATGTGCCCCTCTCCATCTCTCGG CTCACTCCTGGAGGTAAAGCTGCGCAGGCTGGTGTGGCGGTGGGCGACTGGGTGCTGAGCATAGATGGAGAGAATGCGGGGGGCCTCACACACATTGAAGCTCAGAACAAGATACGTGCCTGTGGGGAGCACCTCAGCTTGGGTCTTAGCAG GGCCCAGCCCGCGCAAAGCAAACCGCAGAAG GTGCAGACCCCTGACAA ACAGCCGCTCCGACCGCTGGTCCCAGATGCCAGCAAGCAGCGGCTGATGGAGGACACGGAGGACTGGCGGCCGAGGCCTGGGACAGGCCAGTCCCGTTCTTTCCGCATCCTTGCCCACCTCACGGGCACCGAGTTCA TGCAAGACCCGGATGAGGAGCACCTGAAGAAATCAAG CCAGGTGCCCAGGACagaagccccagccccagccccagcctcagctACACCCCAGGAACCCTGGCCTG GCcctaccacccccagccccaccagccgCCCACCCTGGGCTGTGGACCCTGCATTTGCTGAACGCTACGCCCCGGACAAGACCAGCACGGTGCTGACCCGGCACACCCAGCCAGCCACACCCACGCCTCTGCAGAACCGCACCTCCATTGTGCAGGCAGCTGCCGGAGGGGGCCCTGGAGGGGTCGGTGGCAGCAACGGCAAGACTCCCGTGTGCCACCAGTGCCACAAGGTCATCCG GGGCCGCTACCTGGTGGCGCTGGGCCACGCGTACCACCCCGAGGAGTTCGTGTGCAGCCAGTGTGGGAAGGTCCTGGAAGAGGGTGGCTTCTTTGAGGAGAAGGGCGCTATCTTCTGCCCGCCCTGCTATGACGTGCGCTACGCACCCAGCTGTGCCAAGTGCAAGAAGAAGATCACGGGC GAGATCATGCACGCCCTGAAGATGACCTGGCACGTGCATTGCTTCACCTGCGCGGCCTGCAAGACACCCATTCGGAACAGGGCCTTCTACATGGAGGAAGGGGCGCCCTACTGCGAGCGAG ACTATGAGAAGATGTTTGGCACAAAATGCCGAGGCTGTGACTTCAAGATTGATGCCGGGGACCGCTTCCTGGAGGCCCTGGGCTTCAGCTGGCACGATACATGCTTCGTGTGCGCG ATATGTCAGATCAACCTGGAAGGAAAGACTTTCTACTCCAAGAAGGACAAGCCCCTGTGCAAGAGTCACGCCTTCTCCCACGTGTGA
- the PDLIM7 gene encoding PDZ and LIM domain protein 7 isoform X1 gives MDSFKVVLEGPAPWGFRLQGGKDFNVPLSISRLTPGGKAAQAGVAVGDWVLSIDGENAGGLTHIEAQNKIRACGEHLSLGLSRAQPAQSKPQKALAPAADPPRYTFAPSASLNKTARPFGAPPPADSTPQQNGQPLRPLVPDASKQRLMEDTEDWRPRPGTGQSRSFRILAHLTGTEFMQDPDEEHLKKSSQVPRTEAPAPAPASATPQEPWPGPTTPSPTSRPPWAVDPAFAERYAPDKTSTVLTRHTQPATPTPLQNRTSIVQAAAGGGPGGVGGSNGKTPVCHQCHKVIRGRYLVALGHAYHPEEFVCSQCGKVLEEGGFFEEKGAIFCPPCYDVRYAPSCAKCKKKITGEIMHALKMTWHVHCFTCAACKTPIRNRAFYMEEGAPYCERDYEKMFGTKCRGCDFKIDAGDRFLEALGFSWHDTCFVCAICQINLEGKTFYSKKDKPLCKSHAFSHV, from the exons ATGGATTCCTTCAAGGTGGTGCTGGAGGGGCCAGCACCTTGGGGCTTCCGGCTGCAGGGGGGCAAGGACTTCAATGTGCCCCTCTCCATCTCTCGG CTCACTCCTGGAGGTAAAGCTGCGCAGGCTGGTGTGGCGGTGGGCGACTGGGTGCTGAGCATAGATGGAGAGAATGCGGGGGGCCTCACACACATTGAAGCTCAGAACAAGATACGTGCCTGTGGGGAGCACCTCAGCTTGGGTCTTAGCAG GGCCCAGCCCGCGCAAAGCAAACCGCAGAAG GCCCTGGCCCCCGCCGCGGACCCCCCGCGGTACACCTTTGCACCCAGCGCCTCCCTCAACAAGACGGCCCGGCCCTTTGGGGCGCCCCCGCCCGCTGACAGCACCCCGCAGCAGAATGG ACAGCCGCTCCGACCGCTGGTCCCAGATGCCAGCAAGCAGCGGCTGATGGAGGACACGGAGGACTGGCGGCCGAGGCCTGGGACAGGCCAGTCCCGTTCTTTCCGCATCCTTGCCCACCTCACGGGCACCGAGTTCA TGCAAGACCCGGATGAGGAGCACCTGAAGAAATCAAG CCAGGTGCCCAGGACagaagccccagccccagccccagcctcagctACACCCCAGGAACCCTGGCCTG GCcctaccacccccagccccaccagccgCCCACCCTGGGCTGTGGACCCTGCATTTGCTGAACGCTACGCCCCGGACAAGACCAGCACGGTGCTGACCCGGCACACCCAGCCAGCCACACCCACGCCTCTGCAGAACCGCACCTCCATTGTGCAGGCAGCTGCCGGAGGGGGCCCTGGAGGGGTCGGTGGCAGCAACGGCAAGACTCCCGTGTGCCACCAGTGCCACAAGGTCATCCG GGGCCGCTACCTGGTGGCGCTGGGCCACGCGTACCACCCCGAGGAGTTCGTGTGCAGCCAGTGTGGGAAGGTCCTGGAAGAGGGTGGCTTCTTTGAGGAGAAGGGCGCTATCTTCTGCCCGCCCTGCTATGACGTGCGCTACGCACCCAGCTGTGCCAAGTGCAAGAAGAAGATCACGGGC GAGATCATGCACGCCCTGAAGATGACCTGGCACGTGCATTGCTTCACCTGCGCGGCCTGCAAGACACCCATTCGGAACAGGGCCTTCTACATGGAGGAAGGGGCGCCCTACTGCGAGCGAG ACTATGAGAAGATGTTTGGCACAAAATGCCGAGGCTGTGACTTCAAGATTGATGCCGGGGACCGCTTCCTGGAGGCCCTGGGCTTCAGCTGGCACGATACATGCTTCGTGTGCGCG ATATGTCAGATCAACCTGGAAGGAAAGACTTTCTACTCCAAGAAGGACAAGCCCCTGTGCAAGAGTCACGCCTTCTCCCACGTGTGA
- the PDLIM7 gene encoding PDZ and LIM domain protein 7 isoform X3, whose translation MDSFKVVLEGPAPWGFRLQGGKDFNVPLSISRLTPGGKAAQAGVAVGDWVLSIDGENAGGLTHIEAQNKIRACGEHLSLGLSRAQPAQSKPQKALAPAADPPRYTFAPSASLNKTARPFGAPPPADSTPQQNGQPLRPLVPDASKQRLMEDTEDWRPRPGTGQSRSFRILAHLTGTEFMQDPDEEHLKKSREKYVLELQSPRYTRLRDWHHQRSAHVLNVQS comes from the exons ATGGATTCCTTCAAGGTGGTGCTGGAGGGGCCAGCACCTTGGGGCTTCCGGCTGCAGGGGGGCAAGGACTTCAATGTGCCCCTCTCCATCTCTCGG CTCACTCCTGGAGGTAAAGCTGCGCAGGCTGGTGTGGCGGTGGGCGACTGGGTGCTGAGCATAGATGGAGAGAATGCGGGGGGCCTCACACACATTGAAGCTCAGAACAAGATACGTGCCTGTGGGGAGCACCTCAGCTTGGGTCTTAGCAG GGCCCAGCCCGCGCAAAGCAAACCGCAGAAG GCCCTGGCCCCCGCCGCGGACCCCCCGCGGTACACCTTTGCACCCAGCGCCTCCCTCAACAAGACGGCCCGGCCCTTTGGGGCGCCCCCGCCCGCTGACAGCACCCCGCAGCAGAATGG ACAGCCGCTCCGACCGCTGGTCCCAGATGCCAGCAAGCAGCGGCTGATGGAGGACACGGAGGACTGGCGGCCGAGGCCTGGGACAGGCCAGTCCCGTTCTTTCCGCATCCTTGCCCACCTCACGGGCACCGAGTTCA TGCAAGACCCGGATGAGGAGCACCTGAAGAAATCAAG ggAAAAGTATGTCCTGGAGCTGCAGAGCCCACGCTACACCCGCCTCCGGGACTGGCACCACCAGCGCTCTGCCCACGTGCTCAACGTGCAGTCCTAG